A section of the Elusimicrobiota bacterium genome encodes:
- the metK gene encoding methionine adenosyltransferase, whose protein sequence is MQRDNGKYFFTSESVTEGHPDKVCDQISDGVLDAVMKDDPTGRVACESFITRGMVIVGGEITTKTFVNVDALARQVIEEIGYDHHKYGFEAATCGVMNCIGRQSPDIAQGVDTGGAGDQGIMFGYACRETPEFMPLPIMLAHKLCRKLSDVRRANGLKYLGPDGKSQVTVEYVDGRALRVDTVVVSTQHTTEILDRSGKQITDKARAEITEAIIKPVLGKRLMDKDTKILINPTGKFVVGGPVSDTGVTGRKIIVDTYGGRAPHGGGAFSGKDPTKVDRSACYMARHIAKNVVAAGLADECTVQLAYAIGVAEPVGVYFNTHGTGQVDESRIEAAVRKHFALTPRGIIESLKLRRPIYRATAAFGHFGREEKGFEWEKTDKAEALREELLGKAPSKAGRKVLTAA, encoded by the coding sequence ATGCAGCGCGACAACGGCAAGTACTTTTTCACCTCGGAGTCGGTCACCGAAGGCCACCCGGACAAGGTCTGCGACCAGATATCCGACGGCGTCCTCGACGCGGTCATGAAGGACGACCCGACCGGGCGCGTGGCCTGCGAGAGCTTCATCACGCGCGGCATGGTCATCGTGGGCGGCGAGATCACCACCAAGACCTTCGTGAACGTCGACGCGCTGGCCCGCCAGGTCATCGAGGAGATCGGCTACGACCATCACAAGTACGGCTTCGAGGCCGCGACCTGCGGCGTCATGAACTGCATCGGCCGCCAGTCCCCGGACATCGCCCAGGGCGTTGACACCGGCGGAGCCGGCGACCAGGGCATCATGTTCGGCTACGCCTGCCGGGAGACGCCCGAGTTCATGCCCCTGCCCATCATGCTGGCCCATAAGCTCTGCCGCAAGCTCTCCGACGTGCGCCGCGCCAACGGCCTCAAGTACCTCGGGCCGGACGGCAAGTCCCAGGTGACCGTGGAGTACGTGGACGGCCGCGCCCTGCGCGTGGACACCGTGGTCGTCTCCACCCAGCACACCACCGAGATCCTGGACCGCTCCGGCAAGCAGATCACGGACAAGGCCCGCGCCGAGATCACAGAGGCCATCATCAAGCCGGTCCTGGGCAAGCGCCTCATGGACAAGGACACCAAGATCCTCATCAACCCCACGGGCAAGTTCGTCGTGGGCGGCCCGGTCTCCGACACCGGCGTGACCGGCCGCAAGATCATCGTGGACACCTACGGCGGCCGCGCCCCGCACGGCGGCGGCGCCTTCTCCGGCAAGGACCCGACGAAGGTGGACCGCTCCGCCTGCTACATGGCCCGCCACATCGCCAAGAACGTCGTGGCCGCCGGCTTGGCTGACGAATGCACGGTGCAGCTGGCCTACGCCATCGGCGTGGCCGAGCCGGTGGGAGTGTACTTCAACACCCACGGCACGGGCCAGGTCGACGAGAGCCGCATCGAGGCCGCGGTGCGCAAGCATTTCGCGCTGACCCCGCGCGGCATCATCGAGTCCCTCAAGCTGCGCCGGCCCATCTACCGGGCCACAGCCGCCTTCGGCCACTTCGGCCGCGAGGAGAAGGGGTTCGAGTGGGAGAAGACGGACAAGGCCGAAGCCCTGCGCGAGGAGCTGCTGGGCAAGGCTCCCTCCAAGGCGGGACGCAAGGTCCTCACGGCGGCCTGA
- a CDS encoding NDP-sugar synthase, with protein MVKAIVLAAGAGTRLRPLTYETPKPMVPVVNRPVIHHVLDNLLRHGIKEVAVNLFAHADQVRGYCGDGSRWSLKIRYSPEPKLMGTAGAVKKVEPFLKDGPFFVMSGDGLSDIDLTAMLAFHRKHKSLATMAVKAVDSRFDYGVTLLGPSGRIRGFKEKPLWSDVFSNMVNTGIYLFEPEVLRLIPRGKVYDFGHELWPKLLKLRKPIYAYEWKGYWTDVGNLSEYRRCQIDALDRNIHINIPGTEARKGVWVEGGSAIDPKAVLRAPCLIGKGCRIEAGAQIGPYTVVGDRALICAQAKLDHCILFDNVTVGQDVHLSNCILGANGQVRENITVYEAAVLNIRE; from the coding sequence ATGGTCAAAGCCATCGTGTTGGCGGCCGGCGCGGGCACGCGCCTGCGGCCCCTGACCTATGAGACCCCCAAGCCCATGGTGCCGGTGGTCAACCGGCCGGTCATCCACCACGTGCTGGACAACCTCCTGCGCCACGGCATCAAAGAGGTGGCGGTCAACCTCTTCGCCCACGCCGACCAGGTGCGCGGCTACTGCGGCGACGGCTCGCGCTGGAGCCTCAAGATCCGCTACTCCCCGGAGCCCAAGCTCATGGGCACGGCGGGCGCGGTCAAGAAGGTCGAGCCCTTCCTCAAGGACGGACCCTTCTTCGTGATGTCGGGAGACGGCCTCTCGGACATCGACCTTACGGCCATGCTGGCCTTCCACCGCAAGCATAAGTCCCTAGCCACCATGGCGGTCAAGGCCGTGGATTCCCGCTTCGATTACGGCGTGACCCTGCTGGGGCCTTCCGGCCGCATCCGGGGCTTCAAGGAGAAACCGCTCTGGAGCGACGTATTCTCCAACATGGTCAACACCGGGATATACCTCTTCGAGCCCGAGGTCCTGCGCCTCATCCCGCGCGGCAAGGTCTACGACTTCGGCCATGAGCTCTGGCCCAAGCTGCTGAAGCTGCGCAAGCCCATCTACGCCTACGAGTGGAAGGGCTACTGGACCGACGTGGGGAACCTCTCCGAGTATCGGCGCTGCCAGATCGACGCCCTGGACCGCAACATCCACATCAACATCCCAGGCACCGAGGCGCGCAAAGGCGTCTGGGTCGAAGGCGGCAGCGCCATCGACCCCAAGGCGGTCCTGCGCGCCCCTTGCCTCATCGGCAAGGGCTGCCGCATCGAGGCCGGAGCCCAGATCGGGCCCTACACCGTGGTGGGAGACCGGGCGCTGATCTGCGCCCAGGCGAAGCTCGACCACTGCATCCTCTTCGACAACGTGACCGTGGGCCAGGACGTGCACCTCTCCAACTGTATCCTGGGCGCCAACGGCCAGGTCCGGGAGAACATCACGGTCTACGAGGCCGCGGTCCTCAACATCCGGGAGTAG